From a single Endozoicomonas euniceicola genomic region:
- a CDS encoding DUF1631 domain-containing protein: protein MSEQRSNVVSINTPTSPVAQFEIEMLFETLLNQYILPKINPAVNSLADHVSEKQLTAASDIDLMQLIETGKKVKRSKAEIVEAFTKHLFNSVSEWTEAKKTTDNFQPDNDLCLVDNTILEQKLAWQAAARQMEICEQVQNLYNCESRLQDFTPSDSTHLPIGSMALCEAFASALVPLNLDVDTAQEFLSLFTKHLKFTTAQMWQQADTDLSEMGLELNTPKISSYTETIASTNSKKNTNQELTNSNSDTDSDLVNQIAQQVVSRVESMIGQQFNKTLNETGADSFIISATSYPTEDLASTLTSIQDELSEQTSSISNLSESIKHALINRGITQNLSPRQEDLINLVGLLFEYIIDDHELPDIIKKIIGLLQIPVLKLALIDQDFLSNREHPGRQLLNDMTSAGMHCKDSDEPVVHLIENTVKTIIRSFTDNPNIFSECLDEFNKELLLINKCSIQTVEDDLWDTDSAGEAILNTPELTKEYSEPVIDPASNTTAVSPIDDIVDSYLTRHNVPKSLKELVCSGWKAVLQFSFEQGSSDEEWFHRVNTLDMLLWNLQENRQKDIPDDDWQILKNYLLDQFNGVEINPFAVAEWLHAIDSMTNKHIGLEEEIVIQKQADQQKNKPIVETDEIRESEFPEPEIDLSISDTLPQPFSGTEMPVVGQWVEFIGKNDHHLRCKLATINCHTDRYVFVNKSGMKVAEWSGPELEKSIQNHRVELLDNQQFFDRALQAVMNKFLKF from the coding sequence ATGTCTGAGCAGCGTAGTAATGTCGTTTCTATCAACACGCCAACCTCACCTGTTGCGCAGTTTGAGATAGAAATGCTATTTGAAACACTGTTAAACCAATACATCCTTCCCAAGATCAATCCTGCCGTTAATTCTTTAGCTGACCATGTATCGGAAAAACAGCTCACAGCTGCCAGCGACATTGACCTGATGCAATTAATTGAAACAGGAAAAAAAGTAAAACGCTCCAAGGCTGAGATAGTTGAAGCATTTACCAAACACCTGTTCAACAGTGTCAGTGAATGGACTGAAGCTAAAAAAACGACGGATAATTTCCAGCCAGACAATGACTTATGTTTAGTTGATAATACGATCCTTGAACAAAAGCTGGCCTGGCAGGCAGCCGCCAGACAAATGGAAATCTGCGAACAAGTGCAGAATCTTTATAACTGTGAATCACGCCTGCAAGACTTTACACCTTCAGACTCTACACATCTGCCCATTGGTTCAATGGCCCTTTGCGAAGCATTTGCCAGTGCTTTGGTACCGTTAAATCTTGATGTTGATACGGCTCAGGAATTTTTATCACTGTTCACTAAGCATCTGAAATTCACGACTGCACAAATGTGGCAACAGGCAGATACCGATCTCTCAGAGATGGGGCTGGAACTGAACACACCAAAAATATCTTCTTACACTGAAACGATTGCTAGCACTAACTCAAAAAAGAATACCAACCAGGAACTAACCAATAGTAATAGCGATACCGATAGCGATCTGGTAAACCAGATTGCCCAGCAGGTGGTTTCAAGAGTTGAATCAATGATTGGTCAGCAATTTAACAAAACCCTGAATGAAACAGGTGCCGATTCTTTTATCATTTCTGCAACGAGTTATCCAACTGAGGATCTCGCCTCAACATTAACCAGCATTCAGGATGAGTTATCAGAGCAAACTTCATCCATTTCAAATTTATCAGAATCTATTAAACATGCCTTAATAAATCGGGGAATTACACAAAATCTTTCTCCCCGACAGGAAGACCTGATTAATCTTGTCGGTTTATTATTTGAATACATCATAGACGACCACGAACTACCGGATATCATTAAAAAAATCATTGGACTTCTGCAAATACCCGTTCTAAAACTGGCTTTAATTGATCAGGATTTCTTATCCAACAGAGAGCATCCCGGCAGACAACTATTGAATGATATGACATCTGCAGGCATGCACTGTAAAGACAGTGACGAACCTGTTGTTCATCTTATTGAAAATACCGTCAAAACAATTATCCGCAGCTTTACAGACAATCCCAATATATTTTCTGAATGTCTCGACGAATTTAATAAAGAACTGTTATTGATCAACAAATGTTCAATACAGACCGTTGAAGACGACCTGTGGGATACCGACAGTGCAGGGGAAGCAATCCTTAACACACCAGAATTAACCAAAGAATATTCAGAGCCGGTCATCGACCCTGCCAGTAATACGACAGCGGTATCTCCTATCGATGATATAGTGGACTCTTATCTCACCAGGCATAATGTGCCGAAGTCCCTTAAAGAGCTGGTATGCTCAGGCTGGAAAGCCGTTCTACAGTTCTCTTTTGAGCAGGGCAGCTCTGATGAAGAATGGTTTCACCGAGTCAATACTCTGGATATGTTACTGTGGAACCTTCAGGAAAATCGCCAGAAAGACATACCGGATGATGACTGGCAAATACTGAAAAATTATCTTCTTGATCAGTTTAATGGAGTTGAAATTAATCCATTCGCTGTAGCGGAATGGCTTCATGCCATTGACTCCATGACCAATAAACATATTGGTCTTGAAGAAGAGATCGTTATCCAGAAGCAAGCCGACCAGCAAAAAAACAAACCAATAGTAGAAACGGATGAAATCAGGGAGTCTGAATTCCCTGAACCGGAAATCGACCTTTCAATCTCTGATACCCTGCCACAGCCATTTTCTGGTACAGAAATGCCTGTTGTTGGTCAGTGGGTTGAGTTCATCGGTAAAAATGATCACCACCTGCGCTGTAAACTGGCGACCATCAACTGTCACACAGACCGTTATGTCTTTGTTAACAAATCGGGTATGAAGGTCGCGGAGTGGTCAGGCCCGGAGCTGGAAAAATCAATACAAAACCACAGAGTTGAACTGCTGGACAATCAGCAATTCTTTGACCGGGCATTACAAGCTGTCATGAATAAATTCCTGAAATTTTAA